From a region of the Nerophis lumbriciformis linkage group LG06, RoL_Nlum_v2.1, whole genome shotgun sequence genome:
- the LOC140678865 gene encoding protein PIGBOS1 codes for MFRKKLPFSQMAVAAVLGVAGGFYIYRPYYDPTTKITTQQPNQDTAQKDKGTDGNKSSC; via the coding sequence ATGTTTCGAAAGAAATTACCCTTTTCACAGATGGCCGTTGCCGCAGTGCTTGGGGTTGCGGGTGGTTTCTACATCTACAGACCCTACTATGACCCAACGACAAAGATCACAACACAGCAGCCAAACCAGGATACGGCACAAAAAGACAAAGGAACTGACGGAAATAAATCATCATGCTAA